The following are from one region of the Myotis daubentonii chromosome 2, mMyoDau2.1, whole genome shotgun sequence genome:
- the DLC1 gene encoding rho GTPase-activating protein 7 isoform X5, whose protein sequence is MGDPEAHVMARPLRAPLRRSFSDHIRDSTARALDVIWKNTRDRRLAEIEAKEACDWLRAAGFPQYAQLYEALDREGGVCSADNLLFPIDISLVKREHDFLDRDAIEALCRRLNTLNKCAVMKLEISPHRKRSEDSDEDEPCAISGKWTFQRDSKRWSRLEEFDVFSPKQDTVPGSPEDPHLKSAPSHESMLTDLSERQEVASVRSLSSTSSLPAHVPHSADAATPRTNSALSICSSAGHLAGNNDDSFCSLPSPKELSSFSFGMKGHEKTAKSKTRSLLKRMESLKLKGSQHGKHKAPSKLGLIISGPVLQEGMDEAKLKQLNCVEISALNGNHINVPLVRKRSVSNSTQTSSSSSQSETSSAVSTPSPVTRTRSLSACNKRVGMYLEGFDPFSQSTFNNVVEQNFRNRKRYPEDTVFYIPEDHKPGTFPKALSNGNFSPSGNSSSVNWRTGSFHGPGHISLRRENSSDSPKELKRRNSSSSMSSRLSIYDNVPGSILYSSSGDLADLENEDIFPELDDILYHVNGMQRIVNQWSEKFSDEGDSDSALDSVSPCPSSPKQIHLDVDHDRATPSDLDSTGNSLNEPEEPSEIPERRDSGVGASLTRSNRHRLRWHSFQSSHRPSLNSVSLQINCQSVAQMNLLQKYSLLKLTALLEKYTPSNKHGFSWAVPKFMKRIKVPDYKDRNVFGVPLTVNVQRSGQPLPQSIQQAMRYLRNHCLDQVGLFRKSGVKSRIQALRQMNESAIDCVNYEGQSAYDVADMLKQYFRDLPEPLMTNKLSETFLQIYQYVPKDQRLQAIKAAIMLLPDENREVLQTLLYFLSDVTAAVKENQMTPTNLAVCLAPSLFHLNTLKRENSSPRVMQRKQSLGKPDQKDLNENLAATQGLAHMIAECKKLFQVPEEMSRCRNSYTEQELKPLTLEALGRLCADESADYQHFLQDCMDSLFKEVKEKFKGWVSCSTSEQAELSYKKVSEGPPLRLWRSTIEVPALPEEILKRLLKEQHLWDVDLLDSKVIEILDSQTEIYQYVQNSMAPHPARDYVVLRTWRTNLPKGACALLLTSVDHDRAPVVGVRVNVLLSRYLIEPCGSGKSKLTYMCRADLRGHMPEWYTKSFGHLCAAEVVKIRDSFCHQNTESRDTKSR, encoded by the exons GCGTCTGAATACTTTAAACAAATGTGCGGTGATGAAACTGGAAATCAGTCCTCATCGGAAGAGA AGTGAGGATTCAGACGAGGATGAGCCTTGTGCCATCAGTGGCAAGTGGACTTTCCAGAGAGACAGCAAGAGGTGGTCCCGGCTGGAAGAGTTTGATGTCTTTTCCCCAAAGCAGGACACCGTCCCGGGTTCCCCAGAGGATCCCCACCTGAAGAGCGCCCCGAGCCACGAGAGCATGCTGACGGACTTGAGCGAGCGCCAGGAGGTGGCTTCCGTCCGCAGCCtcagcagcaccagcagcctcCCGGCCCATGTGCCCCACAGCGCGGACGCGGCCACACCCCGGACTAACTCGGCCCTCAGCATCTGCTCCTCCGCCGGCCACTTGGCGGGCAATAACGACGACTCTTTCTgcagcctgccctcccccaagGAGCTGTCCAGCTTCAGCTTCGGCATGAAGGGCCACGAGAAGACCGCCAAGTCCAAGACGCGCAGCCTGCTGAAGCGCATGGAGAGCCTGAAGCTCAAGGGCTCCCAGCACGGCAAGCACAAGGCGCCCTCCAAGCTGGGGCTGATCATCAGCGGGCCCGTCCTGCAGGAGGGCATGGACGAGGCCAAGCTCAAGCAGCTGAACTGCGTGGAGATCTCCGCGCTCAACGGCAACCACATCAACGTCCCCCTGGTACGGAAGAGGAGCGTCTCCAACTCCACgcagaccagcagcagcagcagccagtccGAGACCAGCAGCGCCGTCAGCACGCCCAGCCCCGTCACCCGGACCCGGAGCCTCAGCGCCTGCAACAAGCGGGTGGGCATGTACCTGGAGGGCTTCGACCCCTTCAGCCAGTCCACGTTCAACAACGTGGTGGAACAGAACTTCAGGAACCGCAAGAGGTACCCCGAGGACACGGTGTTCTACATCCCCGAGGACCACAAGCCCGGCACTTTCCCCAAGGCCCTGTCCAACGGCAACTTCTCTCCCTCGGGGAACAGCAGCTCCGTGAACTGGAGGACGGGCAGCTTCCACGGCCCCGGCCACATCAGCCTGAGGAGGGAGAACAGCAGCGACAGCCCCAAGGAGCTGAAGAGACGCAACTCCTCCAGTTCCATGAGCAGCCGCCTGAGCATCTACGACAACGTGCCGGGCTCCATCCTCTACTCCAGCTCGGGGGACCTGGCGGACCTGGAGAACGAGGACATCTTCCCCGAGCTCGATGACATCCTCTACCACGTGAATGGGATGCAGAGGATCGTCAACCAGTGGTCGGAGAAGTTCTCAGACGAGGGAGACTCGGACTCGGCCCTGGACTCCGTCTCTCCGTGCCCGTCCTCTCCCAAACAGATACACCTGGACGTGGACCACGACCGGGCCACGCCCAGCGACCTGGACAGCACGGGCAACTCGCTGAATGAACCCGAAGAGCCCTCTGAAATCCCAGAGCGGAGGGATTCTGGGGTCGGAGCCTCCCTGACAAGGTCCAACAG GCACCGGCTGAGGTGGCACAGTTTCCAGAGCTCTCACCGGCCGAGCTTAAACTCGGTGTCACTGCAGATTAACTGCCAGTCTGTGGCCCAGATGAACCTGCTGCAGAAGTACTCGCTCCTGAAGCTGACGGCCCTGCTGGAGAAGTACACGCCTTCCAACAAGCATGGCTTCAGCTG GGCTGTGCCCAAGTTCATGAAAAGGATCAAGGTTCCAGACTACAAGGACCGGAATGTGTTTGGCGTCCCTCTGACCGTCAACGTGCAGCGCTCGGGtcagcccctgccccagagcaTTCAGCAGGCCATGCGCTACCTTCGCAACCATTGTTTGGATCAG GTTGGGCTCTTCAGAAAATCGGGTGTTAAATCCCGGATCCAGGCCCTGCGCCAGATGAATGAAAGTGCCATCGATTGTGTCAACTACGAGGGGCAGTCCGCTTATGACGTGGCCGACATGTTGAAGCAGTATTTTCGAGATCTTCCGGAGCCACTAATGACGAACAAACTCTCGGAAACCTTCCTACAGATCTACCAAT ATGTGCCCAAGGACCAGCGCCTCCAGGCCATCAAGGCCGCCATTATGCTGCTGCCGGACGAGAACCGGGAGGTGCTGCAGACGCTCCTCTACTTCCTGAGTGACGTCACGGCAGCTGTGAAGGAGAACCAGATGACACCCACCAACCTGGCCGTGTGCCTGGCGCCCTCGCTCTTCCACCTCAATACCCTGAAGAGAGAGAATTCTTCCCCCAG GGTGATGCAAAGAAAACAGAGTTTGGGCAAACCAGATCAGAAAGATTTGAATGAAAACCTCGCTGCCACGCAAGGGCTGGCCCATATGATTGCGGAGTGCAAGAAGCTTTTCCAG GTTCCTGAGGAAATGAGCCGATGTCGCAATTCCTACACCGAGCAAGAGCTGAAGCCTCTCACTCTCGAAGCTTTGGGACGCCTCTGTGCCGATGAGTCCGCTGACTACCAGCACTTCCTGCAGGACTGCATGGACAGCCTGTTTAAAGAGGTCAAAGAGAAGTTCAAAGGCTGGGTCAGCTGCTCCACCTCTGAGCAGGCCGAGCTGTCCTATAAGAAG GTGAGTGAAGGACCCCCTCTGAGGCTTTGGCGGTCGACCATCGAAGTCCCCGCGCTGCCCGAGGAGATCTTGAAGCGCCTCCTTAAAGAGCAGCACCTCTGGGATGTAGACCTGTTGGATTCGAAAGTGATCGAAATCCTGGACAGTCAGACTGAAATTTACCAGTACGTTCAGAACAGTATGGCACCCCATCCTGCTCGGGACTACGTCGTTTTGAG GACATGGAGGACTAACTTACCCaagggggcatgtgcccttttaCTCACATCCGTGGATCACGACCGGGCACccgtggtgggggtgagggtcaaTGTGCTCCTGTCCCGGTATCTGATCGAACCCTGCGGGTCAGGGAAATCCAAACTCACCTACATGTGCCGAGCTGACTTAAG GGGCCACATGCCAGAGTGGTACACGAAATCTTTCGGACATTTGTGTGCAGCCGAAGTTGTAAAGATCCGAGACTCTTTCTGTCACCAGAACACTGAAAGCAGAGACACTAAATCCAGGTGA
- the DLC1 gene encoding rho GTPase-activating protein 7 isoform X6 has protein sequence MGDPEAHVMARPLRAPLRRSFSDHIRDSTARALDVIWKNTRDRRLAEIEAKEACDWLRAAGFPQYAQLYEDLLFPIDISLVKREHDFLDRDAIEALCRRLNTLNKCAVMKLEISPHRKRSEDSDEDEPCAISGKWTFQRDSKRWSRLEEFDVFSPKQDTVPGSPEDPHLKSAPSHESMLTDLSERQEVASVRSLSSTSSLPAHVPHSADAATPRTNSALSICSSAGHLAGNNDDSFCSLPSPKELSSFSFGMKGHEKTAKSKTRSLLKRMESLKLKGSQHGKHKAPSKLGLIISGPVLQEGMDEAKLKQLNCVEISALNGNHINVPLVRKRSVSNSTQTSSSSSQSETSSAVSTPSPVTRTRSLSACNKRVGMYLEGFDPFSQSTFNNVVEQNFRNRKRYPEDTVFYIPEDHKPGTFPKALSNGNFSPSGNSSSVNWRTGSFHGPGHISLRRENSSDSPKELKRRNSSSSMSSRLSIYDNVPGSILYSSSGDLADLENEDIFPELDDILYHVNGMQRIVNQWSEKFSDEGDSDSALDSVSPCPSSPKQIHLDVDHDRATPSDLDSTGNSLNEPEEPSEIPERRDSGVGASLTRSNRHRLRWHSFQSSHRPSLNSVSLQINCQSVAQMNLLQKYSLLKLTALLEKYTPSNKHGFSWAVPKFMKRIKVPDYKDRNVFGVPLTVNVQRSGQPLPQSIQQAMRYLRNHCLDQVGLFRKSGVKSRIQALRQMNESAIDCVNYEGQSAYDVADMLKQYFRDLPEPLMTNKLSETFLQIYQYVPKDQRLQAIKAAIMLLPDENREVLQTLLYFLSDVTAAVKENQMTPTNLAVCLAPSLFHLNTLKRENSSPRVMQRKQSLGKPDQKDLNENLAATQGLAHMIAECKKLFQVPEEMSRCRNSYTEQELKPLTLEALGRLCADESADYQHFLQDCMDSLFKEVKEKFKGWVSCSTSEQAELSYKKVSEGPPLRLWRSTIEVPALPEEILKRLLKEQHLWDVDLLDSKVIEILDSQTEIYQYVQNSMAPHPARDYVVLRTWRTNLPKGACALLLTSVDHDRAPVVGVRVNVLLSRYLIEPCGSGKSKLTYMCRADLRGHMPEWYTKSFGHLCAAEVVKIRDSFCHQNTESRDTKSR, from the exons GCGTCTGAATACTTTAAACAAATGTGCGGTGATGAAACTGGAAATCAGTCCTCATCGGAAGAGA AGTGAGGATTCAGACGAGGATGAGCCTTGTGCCATCAGTGGCAAGTGGACTTTCCAGAGAGACAGCAAGAGGTGGTCCCGGCTGGAAGAGTTTGATGTCTTTTCCCCAAAGCAGGACACCGTCCCGGGTTCCCCAGAGGATCCCCACCTGAAGAGCGCCCCGAGCCACGAGAGCATGCTGACGGACTTGAGCGAGCGCCAGGAGGTGGCTTCCGTCCGCAGCCtcagcagcaccagcagcctcCCGGCCCATGTGCCCCACAGCGCGGACGCGGCCACACCCCGGACTAACTCGGCCCTCAGCATCTGCTCCTCCGCCGGCCACTTGGCGGGCAATAACGACGACTCTTTCTgcagcctgccctcccccaagGAGCTGTCCAGCTTCAGCTTCGGCATGAAGGGCCACGAGAAGACCGCCAAGTCCAAGACGCGCAGCCTGCTGAAGCGCATGGAGAGCCTGAAGCTCAAGGGCTCCCAGCACGGCAAGCACAAGGCGCCCTCCAAGCTGGGGCTGATCATCAGCGGGCCCGTCCTGCAGGAGGGCATGGACGAGGCCAAGCTCAAGCAGCTGAACTGCGTGGAGATCTCCGCGCTCAACGGCAACCACATCAACGTCCCCCTGGTACGGAAGAGGAGCGTCTCCAACTCCACgcagaccagcagcagcagcagccagtccGAGACCAGCAGCGCCGTCAGCACGCCCAGCCCCGTCACCCGGACCCGGAGCCTCAGCGCCTGCAACAAGCGGGTGGGCATGTACCTGGAGGGCTTCGACCCCTTCAGCCAGTCCACGTTCAACAACGTGGTGGAACAGAACTTCAGGAACCGCAAGAGGTACCCCGAGGACACGGTGTTCTACATCCCCGAGGACCACAAGCCCGGCACTTTCCCCAAGGCCCTGTCCAACGGCAACTTCTCTCCCTCGGGGAACAGCAGCTCCGTGAACTGGAGGACGGGCAGCTTCCACGGCCCCGGCCACATCAGCCTGAGGAGGGAGAACAGCAGCGACAGCCCCAAGGAGCTGAAGAGACGCAACTCCTCCAGTTCCATGAGCAGCCGCCTGAGCATCTACGACAACGTGCCGGGCTCCATCCTCTACTCCAGCTCGGGGGACCTGGCGGACCTGGAGAACGAGGACATCTTCCCCGAGCTCGATGACATCCTCTACCACGTGAATGGGATGCAGAGGATCGTCAACCAGTGGTCGGAGAAGTTCTCAGACGAGGGAGACTCGGACTCGGCCCTGGACTCCGTCTCTCCGTGCCCGTCCTCTCCCAAACAGATACACCTGGACGTGGACCACGACCGGGCCACGCCCAGCGACCTGGACAGCACGGGCAACTCGCTGAATGAACCCGAAGAGCCCTCTGAAATCCCAGAGCGGAGGGATTCTGGGGTCGGAGCCTCCCTGACAAGGTCCAACAG GCACCGGCTGAGGTGGCACAGTTTCCAGAGCTCTCACCGGCCGAGCTTAAACTCGGTGTCACTGCAGATTAACTGCCAGTCTGTGGCCCAGATGAACCTGCTGCAGAAGTACTCGCTCCTGAAGCTGACGGCCCTGCTGGAGAAGTACACGCCTTCCAACAAGCATGGCTTCAGCTG GGCTGTGCCCAAGTTCATGAAAAGGATCAAGGTTCCAGACTACAAGGACCGGAATGTGTTTGGCGTCCCTCTGACCGTCAACGTGCAGCGCTCGGGtcagcccctgccccagagcaTTCAGCAGGCCATGCGCTACCTTCGCAACCATTGTTTGGATCAG GTTGGGCTCTTCAGAAAATCGGGTGTTAAATCCCGGATCCAGGCCCTGCGCCAGATGAATGAAAGTGCCATCGATTGTGTCAACTACGAGGGGCAGTCCGCTTATGACGTGGCCGACATGTTGAAGCAGTATTTTCGAGATCTTCCGGAGCCACTAATGACGAACAAACTCTCGGAAACCTTCCTACAGATCTACCAAT ATGTGCCCAAGGACCAGCGCCTCCAGGCCATCAAGGCCGCCATTATGCTGCTGCCGGACGAGAACCGGGAGGTGCTGCAGACGCTCCTCTACTTCCTGAGTGACGTCACGGCAGCTGTGAAGGAGAACCAGATGACACCCACCAACCTGGCCGTGTGCCTGGCGCCCTCGCTCTTCCACCTCAATACCCTGAAGAGAGAGAATTCTTCCCCCAG GGTGATGCAAAGAAAACAGAGTTTGGGCAAACCAGATCAGAAAGATTTGAATGAAAACCTCGCTGCCACGCAAGGGCTGGCCCATATGATTGCGGAGTGCAAGAAGCTTTTCCAG GTTCCTGAGGAAATGAGCCGATGTCGCAATTCCTACACCGAGCAAGAGCTGAAGCCTCTCACTCTCGAAGCTTTGGGACGCCTCTGTGCCGATGAGTCCGCTGACTACCAGCACTTCCTGCAGGACTGCATGGACAGCCTGTTTAAAGAGGTCAAAGAGAAGTTCAAAGGCTGGGTCAGCTGCTCCACCTCTGAGCAGGCCGAGCTGTCCTATAAGAAG GTGAGTGAAGGACCCCCTCTGAGGCTTTGGCGGTCGACCATCGAAGTCCCCGCGCTGCCCGAGGAGATCTTGAAGCGCCTCCTTAAAGAGCAGCACCTCTGGGATGTAGACCTGTTGGATTCGAAAGTGATCGAAATCCTGGACAGTCAGACTGAAATTTACCAGTACGTTCAGAACAGTATGGCACCCCATCCTGCTCGGGACTACGTCGTTTTGAG GACATGGAGGACTAACTTACCCaagggggcatgtgcccttttaCTCACATCCGTGGATCACGACCGGGCACccgtggtgggggtgagggtcaaTGTGCTCCTGTCCCGGTATCTGATCGAACCCTGCGGGTCAGGGAAATCCAAACTCACCTACATGTGCCGAGCTGACTTAAG GGGCCACATGCCAGAGTGGTACACGAAATCTTTCGGACATTTGTGTGCAGCCGAAGTTGTAAAGATCCGAGACTCTTTCTGTCACCAGAACACTGAAAGCAGAGACACTAAATCCAGGTGA
- the DLC1 gene encoding rho GTPase-activating protein 7 isoform X8: protein MCRKKPDTMILTQIEAKEACDWLRAAGFPQYAQLYEDLLFPIDISLVKREHDFLDRDAIEALCRRLNTLNKCAVMKLEISPHRKRSEDSDEDEPCAISGKWTFQRDSKRWSRLEEFDVFSPKQDTVPGSPEDPHLKSAPSHESMLTDLSERQEVASVRSLSSTSSLPAHVPHSADAATPRTNSALSICSSAGHLAGNNDDSFCSLPSPKELSSFSFGMKGHEKTAKSKTRSLLKRMESLKLKGSQHGKHKAPSKLGLIISGPVLQEGMDEAKLKQLNCVEISALNGNHINVPLVRKRSVSNSTQTSSSSSQSETSSAVSTPSPVTRTRSLSACNKRVGMYLEGFDPFSQSTFNNVVEQNFRNRKRYPEDTVFYIPEDHKPGTFPKALSNGNFSPSGNSSSVNWRTGSFHGPGHISLRRENSSDSPKELKRRNSSSSMSSRLSIYDNVPGSILYSSSGDLADLENEDIFPELDDILYHVNGMQRIVNQWSEKFSDEGDSDSALDSVSPCPSSPKQIHLDVDHDRATPSDLDSTGNSLNEPEEPSEIPERRDSGVGASLTRSNRHRLRWHSFQSSHRPSLNSVSLQINCQSVAQMNLLQKYSLLKLTALLEKYTPSNKHGFSWAVPKFMKRIKVPDYKDRNVFGVPLTVNVQRSGQPLPQSIQQAMRYLRNHCLDQVGLFRKSGVKSRIQALRQMNESAIDCVNYEGQSAYDVADMLKQYFRDLPEPLMTNKLSETFLQIYQYVPKDQRLQAIKAAIMLLPDENREVLQTLLYFLSDVTAAVKENQMTPTNLAVCLAPSLFHLNTLKRENSSPRVMQRKQSLGKPDQKDLNENLAATQGLAHMIAECKKLFQVPEEMSRCRNSYTEQELKPLTLEALGRLCADESADYQHFLQDCMDSLFKEVKEKFKGWVSCSTSEQAELSYKKVSEGPPLRLWRSTIEVPALPEEILKRLLKEQHLWDVDLLDSKVIEILDSQTEIYQYVQNSMAPHPARDYVVLRTWRTNLPKGACALLLTSVDHDRAPVVGVRVNVLLSRYLIEPCGSGKSKLTYMCRADLRGHMPEWYTKSFGHLCAAEVVKIRDSFCHQNTESRDTKSR, encoded by the exons GCGTCTGAATACTTTAAACAAATGTGCGGTGATGAAACTGGAAATCAGTCCTCATCGGAAGAGA AGTGAGGATTCAGACGAGGATGAGCCTTGTGCCATCAGTGGCAAGTGGACTTTCCAGAGAGACAGCAAGAGGTGGTCCCGGCTGGAAGAGTTTGATGTCTTTTCCCCAAAGCAGGACACCGTCCCGGGTTCCCCAGAGGATCCCCACCTGAAGAGCGCCCCGAGCCACGAGAGCATGCTGACGGACTTGAGCGAGCGCCAGGAGGTGGCTTCCGTCCGCAGCCtcagcagcaccagcagcctcCCGGCCCATGTGCCCCACAGCGCGGACGCGGCCACACCCCGGACTAACTCGGCCCTCAGCATCTGCTCCTCCGCCGGCCACTTGGCGGGCAATAACGACGACTCTTTCTgcagcctgccctcccccaagGAGCTGTCCAGCTTCAGCTTCGGCATGAAGGGCCACGAGAAGACCGCCAAGTCCAAGACGCGCAGCCTGCTGAAGCGCATGGAGAGCCTGAAGCTCAAGGGCTCCCAGCACGGCAAGCACAAGGCGCCCTCCAAGCTGGGGCTGATCATCAGCGGGCCCGTCCTGCAGGAGGGCATGGACGAGGCCAAGCTCAAGCAGCTGAACTGCGTGGAGATCTCCGCGCTCAACGGCAACCACATCAACGTCCCCCTGGTACGGAAGAGGAGCGTCTCCAACTCCACgcagaccagcagcagcagcagccagtccGAGACCAGCAGCGCCGTCAGCACGCCCAGCCCCGTCACCCGGACCCGGAGCCTCAGCGCCTGCAACAAGCGGGTGGGCATGTACCTGGAGGGCTTCGACCCCTTCAGCCAGTCCACGTTCAACAACGTGGTGGAACAGAACTTCAGGAACCGCAAGAGGTACCCCGAGGACACGGTGTTCTACATCCCCGAGGACCACAAGCCCGGCACTTTCCCCAAGGCCCTGTCCAACGGCAACTTCTCTCCCTCGGGGAACAGCAGCTCCGTGAACTGGAGGACGGGCAGCTTCCACGGCCCCGGCCACATCAGCCTGAGGAGGGAGAACAGCAGCGACAGCCCCAAGGAGCTGAAGAGACGCAACTCCTCCAGTTCCATGAGCAGCCGCCTGAGCATCTACGACAACGTGCCGGGCTCCATCCTCTACTCCAGCTCGGGGGACCTGGCGGACCTGGAGAACGAGGACATCTTCCCCGAGCTCGATGACATCCTCTACCACGTGAATGGGATGCAGAGGATCGTCAACCAGTGGTCGGAGAAGTTCTCAGACGAGGGAGACTCGGACTCGGCCCTGGACTCCGTCTCTCCGTGCCCGTCCTCTCCCAAACAGATACACCTGGACGTGGACCACGACCGGGCCACGCCCAGCGACCTGGACAGCACGGGCAACTCGCTGAATGAACCCGAAGAGCCCTCTGAAATCCCAGAGCGGAGGGATTCTGGGGTCGGAGCCTCCCTGACAAGGTCCAACAG GCACCGGCTGAGGTGGCACAGTTTCCAGAGCTCTCACCGGCCGAGCTTAAACTCGGTGTCACTGCAGATTAACTGCCAGTCTGTGGCCCAGATGAACCTGCTGCAGAAGTACTCGCTCCTGAAGCTGACGGCCCTGCTGGAGAAGTACACGCCTTCCAACAAGCATGGCTTCAGCTG GGCTGTGCCCAAGTTCATGAAAAGGATCAAGGTTCCAGACTACAAGGACCGGAATGTGTTTGGCGTCCCTCTGACCGTCAACGTGCAGCGCTCGGGtcagcccctgccccagagcaTTCAGCAGGCCATGCGCTACCTTCGCAACCATTGTTTGGATCAG GTTGGGCTCTTCAGAAAATCGGGTGTTAAATCCCGGATCCAGGCCCTGCGCCAGATGAATGAAAGTGCCATCGATTGTGTCAACTACGAGGGGCAGTCCGCTTATGACGTGGCCGACATGTTGAAGCAGTATTTTCGAGATCTTCCGGAGCCACTAATGACGAACAAACTCTCGGAAACCTTCCTACAGATCTACCAAT ATGTGCCCAAGGACCAGCGCCTCCAGGCCATCAAGGCCGCCATTATGCTGCTGCCGGACGAGAACCGGGAGGTGCTGCAGACGCTCCTCTACTTCCTGAGTGACGTCACGGCAGCTGTGAAGGAGAACCAGATGACACCCACCAACCTGGCCGTGTGCCTGGCGCCCTCGCTCTTCCACCTCAATACCCTGAAGAGAGAGAATTCTTCCCCCAG GGTGATGCAAAGAAAACAGAGTTTGGGCAAACCAGATCAGAAAGATTTGAATGAAAACCTCGCTGCCACGCAAGGGCTGGCCCATATGATTGCGGAGTGCAAGAAGCTTTTCCAG GTTCCTGAGGAAATGAGCCGATGTCGCAATTCCTACACCGAGCAAGAGCTGAAGCCTCTCACTCTCGAAGCTTTGGGACGCCTCTGTGCCGATGAGTCCGCTGACTACCAGCACTTCCTGCAGGACTGCATGGACAGCCTGTTTAAAGAGGTCAAAGAGAAGTTCAAAGGCTGGGTCAGCTGCTCCACCTCTGAGCAGGCCGAGCTGTCCTATAAGAAG GTGAGTGAAGGACCCCCTCTGAGGCTTTGGCGGTCGACCATCGAAGTCCCCGCGCTGCCCGAGGAGATCTTGAAGCGCCTCCTTAAAGAGCAGCACCTCTGGGATGTAGACCTGTTGGATTCGAAAGTGATCGAAATCCTGGACAGTCAGACTGAAATTTACCAGTACGTTCAGAACAGTATGGCACCCCATCCTGCTCGGGACTACGTCGTTTTGAG GACATGGAGGACTAACTTACCCaagggggcatgtgcccttttaCTCACATCCGTGGATCACGACCGGGCACccgtggtgggggtgagggtcaaTGTGCTCCTGTCCCGGTATCTGATCGAACCCTGCGGGTCAGGGAAATCCAAACTCACCTACATGTGCCGAGCTGACTTAAG GGGCCACATGCCAGAGTGGTACACGAAATCTTTCGGACATTTGTGTGCAGCCGAAGTTGTAAAGATCCGAGACTCTTTCTGTCACCAGAACACTGAAAGCAGAGACACTAAATCCAGGTGA